A single Chanos chanos chromosome 8, fChaCha1.1, whole genome shotgun sequence DNA region contains:
- the pou3f3b gene encoding POU domain, class 3, transcription factor 3-B has translation MATAASNPYLPSSGILSSGSIVHSDSGGGGMQPGSAAVTSVSGGYRGDPTVKMVQSDFVQGAMAASNGGHMLSHAHQWVTSLPHAAAAAAAAAVAAAEAGSPWSSSPVGMTGSPQQQQDVKNNSGRDDLHTGTALHHRPPHLGPHQTHAGAWGSSTAAHIPSISGGQQQQQSLIYSQPGGFTVNGMLSPPGSQSLVHPGLVRGDTPELDHGSHHRHHHHQHHHHQQQHHGVNSHDPHSDEDTPTSDDLEHFAKQFKQRRIKLGFTQADVGLALGTLYGNVFSQTTICRFEALQLSFKNMCKLKPLLNKWLEEADSSTGSPTSIDKIAAQGRKRKKRTSIEVSVKGALESHFLKCPKPSAQEITTLADNLQLEKEVVRVWFCNRRQKEKRMTPPGVPQTPEDVYSQVGNGHFLVDYLKDASLSGPSEPSDQRVTTTNTFHQVILAH, from the exons ATGGCCACGGCGGCTTCCAATCCATATTTACCCAGCAGTGGTATATTATCGTCTGGTTCGATCGTTCACTCGGACTCCGGAGGCGGTGGCATGCAACCGGGCAGCGCTGCAGTAACTTCGGTGTCCGGTGGGTACAGGGGAGACCCCACGGTAAAAATGGTACAAAGTGACTTCGTGCAGGGAGCAATGGCAGCAAGCAACGGGGGACATATGCTGAGCCATGCCCATCAGTGGGTGACGTCCCTCCCTCACGCAGCAGCCGCGGCCGCAGCTGCCGCAGTGGCCGCGGCAGAAGCCGGATCGCCTTGGTCGTCCAGTCCGGTTGGAATGACGGGGAgtccgcagcagcagcaggacgTGAAAAATAATTCGGGCAGAGACGATCTACACACGGGCACTGCGCTGCACCACAGGCCCCCACATTTGGGTCCACATCAGACTCACGCGGGGGCATGGGGTAGCTCGACAGCCGCTCACATCCCCTCGATATCCGGGggtcagcagcagcagcagtcccTCATTTACTCGCAGCCCGGTGGCTTCACGGTGAACGGCATGCTCAGTCCACCAGGCAGCCAAAGCCTGGTGCATCCCGGTTTGGTGCGAGGAGACACCCCGGAGCTTGATCACGGCAGTCACCACCGccaccaccatcaccagcatcatcatcaccagCAACAGCATCACGGCGTTAACAGCCACGACCCGCACTCGGACGAAGACACGCCGACCTCAGACGATTTGGAACACTTCGCCAAGCAGTTTAAGCAGCGGCGAATCAAGCTGGGCTTCACGCAGGCCGACGTTGGTTTGGCATTAGGCACGCTCTACGGAAACGTCTTCTCTCAGACGACCATCTGCCGGTTCGAAGCGCTTCAGCTAAGCTTTAAGAACATGTGCAAGCTGAAGCCATTGCTGAACAAATGGTTGGAGGAAGCGGATTCTTCCACCGGCAGCCCGACTAGTATCGACAAGATAGCAGCCCAGGGAAGAAAGCGCAAGAAACGCACCTCCATTGAAGTGAGTGTCAAAGGGGCCCTGGAGAGTCATTTCTTAAAATGTCCCAAACCTTCGGCCCAAGAAATAACCACTCTAGCGGACAACTTGCAGCTGGAGAAAGAAGTGGTGAGAGTGTGGTTTTGCAAtcggagacagaaagagaaaaggatgacGCCCCCAGGAGTTCCACAGACGCCGGAGGATGTGTATTCTCAGGTCGGCAAT gGACATTTTTTAGTAGATTACTTAAAAGATGCAAGTTTAAGTGGGCCGAGCGAGCCGAGCGACCAGAGAGTGACAACTACGAATACGTTCCATCAGGTAATATTGGCTCATTAA